From Cellulosimicrobium cellulans, the proteins below share one genomic window:
- a CDS encoding helix-turn-helix domain-containing protein: MSRTLVPPLRSDAHPRRPDARRDARSVRAAYRSFLVDGVLPHGVHPVVADSWRRSVHSGVDPEGPRTESALARDDLVAYRDAHPLARVMPVVRELVVDAAADDGLAVAVSDDAGRLLWVEGSRALRDAVERVGFVEGSVWREERVGTNAPGTALAARRAVQVLGAEHFSRPVQAFSCTAVPIHEPGTGRVLGVLDVTGRQSAASSVVLSLVRATVLSLERELAQRASAPGAGGSGTVPAPPRDGAPELFVLGITPVLRAADGLEHRLSLRHAEILALLAAHPRGLSADELAVLLHPGALSDVTVRAEVSRLRRVAGPLLAGSRPYRLARPLRTDADVVRDRLAVGDVRGAVAAYRGPLLPRSGAPAVEHLRAELAAELRAAVVSAGDADVLDAWTRTDDGAEDHAAWTRLQSVAHHGSPLWVRARAHLDLLDDELS, translated from the coding sequence GTGTCGCGCACCCTCGTACCGCCGCTGCGCTCGGACGCGCACCCGCGTCGACCCGACGCGCGCCGCGACGCCCGCTCGGTCCGCGCCGCCTACCGGTCGTTCCTCGTCGACGGCGTCCTCCCGCACGGCGTCCACCCGGTCGTCGCCGACTCGTGGCGCCGGTCCGTGCACAGCGGTGTCGACCCTGAGGGCCCGCGCACGGAGTCGGCGCTCGCCCGCGACGACCTCGTCGCCTACCGCGACGCCCACCCGCTCGCCAGGGTCATGCCCGTGGTGCGCGAGCTCGTCGTCGACGCCGCGGCGGACGACGGCCTCGCCGTCGCCGTGTCCGACGACGCGGGCCGGCTCCTGTGGGTCGAGGGCAGCCGCGCGCTGCGGGACGCGGTCGAGCGCGTCGGGTTCGTCGAGGGGTCGGTGTGGCGCGAGGAGCGCGTCGGGACCAACGCCCCCGGGACCGCGCTGGCCGCGCGTCGGGCCGTGCAGGTCCTCGGCGCGGAGCACTTCTCCCGGCCCGTCCAGGCGTTCAGCTGCACGGCGGTCCCCATCCACGAGCCCGGGACCGGGCGCGTCCTCGGTGTCCTCGACGTCACCGGCCGCCAGTCGGCGGCCTCGAGCGTCGTCCTCTCGCTCGTGCGGGCCACGGTCCTGAGCCTCGAGCGGGAGCTCGCCCAGCGCGCGTCCGCACCCGGGGCCGGCGGCTCCGGGACCGTCCCTGCCCCGCCGCGCGACGGCGCACCCGAGCTGTTCGTGCTCGGCATCACGCCCGTGCTCCGCGCGGCGGACGGCCTCGAGCACCGGTTGTCGCTGCGGCACGCCGAGATCCTCGCGCTCCTCGCCGCGCACCCGCGCGGCCTCTCCGCGGACGAGCTCGCCGTGCTCCTGCACCCCGGCGCGCTCTCGGACGTCACCGTGCGCGCGGAGGTCTCGCGCCTGCGCCGCGTCGCCGGCCCGCTCCTCGCCGGCTCCCGCCCGTACCGGCTCGCGCGACCCCTGCGGACGGACGCCGACGTCGTGCGCGACCGGCTCGCGGTCGGCGACGTCCGGGGAGCGGTCGCCGCCTACCGGGGGCCGCTCCTCCCGCGCTCCGGCGCGCCCGCCGTCGAGCACCTGCGCGCCGAGCTCGCGGCGGAGCTCCGCGCGGCCGTCGTGTCGGCGGGCGACGCCGACGTCCTCGACGCGTGGACCCGCACCGACGACGGCGCCGAGGACCACGCTGCGTGGACGCGTCTCCAGAGCGTCGCCCACCACG